CGACCGCGGGAGGCGCGAAGACGGCGCCGTCGAGCGGGCGCGTCCAGACCTCGCGCCCGTCCGCCATCGCGAGGGCCGCGACGCGCTGCTTCGCGGCGTACGGGACGACGATGCGGCCGCCCGCGGCCGCGGTGGACCCCACGATCCCGTCGCCGGAGACGGCCTCCCCGTGCTGCCACACGATGTCGCCCGTCGCGGCGTCGAGAACGTGGTAGACGCTCGATTTCTGGCCCTCGCCCATGACGAGCCGGTCGCCGACCCGGAAGAGGTTCGCGGACGCGCCGAAGTCCCAATCCGGGCTGATCGGGTTCGTCTGCGTGAAGACGTCGTTCTTCGTCATCTGGCGGAGCCAGACGCGCGACCCGTCCTCGAGCGAGAGCGCGACGAGGGCGTCCGTCGTCGCGCCCGCGGGCTCGCGGTACGCGTTTCCGGTCCCGAAGAAGAGCCGCTTCGTCGCAAGGTCGACGGCGGGCGTGCTCCACACGGGCGAACCCGCTTCGCCGCTTTCCGCGAGGACGTGGCGCCAGGCGAGGCTCCCGTCGGCCACGCGGAAGGCGGCGACGGACCCCCGGAAGTCGAGCGGGCCCTTGTGTCGCCACGATTCCTGGTCGGAGGCGACGCCCGTGATGACGAGGTCGCCCACGACGACCGGCGAGCCCCAGAGGTGCGTCGAGTTGTAGACGTCGGAGCGCACCGACCATTTCGCGGCGCCCGTCGCGGCGTCGCGCGCGTGCAGGGTCCCGTTCGAATCGCCGAAGTACACGACGCCGTCATCGACGGCCGCGGACGAGTCCACGCGCGCGCCGACGGTGGCGTTCCAGAGGACGCGCCCGGTGGCGGCGTCGAGCGCGTGGAACTTCCCCGCCCAGCTCCCGACGTAGACCCTGCCGTCGACGACGGCGGGCGTGCCCGTGATGGCGCCTCCCGCGAAGAAGCGCCACGCCTCGCGGAAGTCCTTGAGACGCGAAGCGTCGAAGGCCTTCTCGTCCGTGTTGTGGCGCGAGTTCGCGAGGTCGCGCCCGTACATCGGCCAGTCGCTCGCGCCGGGCCCGCCGAGCGTCGGGCTCGTGGGGGGCTTGCCGCCGTCGCCGCCGGGGGGCGGGGCGGCGCAACCGGCGAGGGCGACCACGAGGGCGAGGACGAGGAGAGCGGCCTTGGCCATGGCCGCGGCATCGGGGGCCGCGTCGTCGTGGTTTGTGGTACGAACGCCGGAGCTATCCCACGGCTTCGCGGATCCACCGGTAGACGCGGGGGCTTGCAAGAAGGCCCCAATGGCCCGCGAGGTTCGTCACGCGGTTCGTCGCCCGCTCGTCGTCGAGCCGCGCGTTCGCGGGCGGGAGGACGACGGTGTCGAAGCGGCTGTAGATGTTCGTGATCCGCGTCGCCGCCGTGAGGCGCGCGTGCGCGAGCTCCTTGAGGAAGGTCGAGCCGGGAAGGATCTGGCGCGCGCCCATGAGGACGGGCGCGCCGAGGCCCGCGTAGGTGCCGCGGTGCGGCGTCCCGAGGCACACGAGACCGTGCACGCTCTTCGCGCCCCCGAGGACCTCCGCGTAGTAGCGCGCGATGAGGCCGCCCATCGAGTGCCCGACGAGGCTCACGCGGTCCGCGGACTCCGACGCCGCGACGGCGCCCACCTTGCCCGCAAGAAGCCGCGCGGATTCGCGCAGGTCCGAAAACGTGAACCGCGGAAAGGTGACGCTGTAGACGGGGAAGCCGTCGCGTTCGAGCAGGTACTGCATGACGTTCCAGTACACGAGGTTCTGGCCGAACGCGCCCGGGACGAGGATCACCGGGTGGCGCTCGGCGCGCGCTTCGCGGGCGGGCGCGAACGCGGACGAGGCCTCGGGCGAGGACGCATCCACGCCCCAAGGGAGGCGACCCTAAGAGATAAATCCGGCGGACCGGATGCGTGCGACGATGCGCCGGTTCCGCGCTTCAGCGTGTCTTCTCGCGCTCGTCGTCCTTCTTGCCCCCGCGACCCCGGCGGTCGGCCAGGCGGGCGGGGGCGCGCTCACGCTGAGGCCCCCCGTCGCCGTGAACGCGATCGCGGTCGAGGAGACGCCCGCGGGCCTCGTCGGGGCCGTCGCGACGATCAGCGTGGCGGTCGCGGACGGGGGGTCGGGACACATCTTCATCGACACCGTCCCGCTCACGCAGCTCGACATGCAGGGCTCCGCGCGGCTCGCCGTGCGCGTGGCGAGCAGCCTCACGGACATCCCCGTCTCCGACAAGGATTTCTTCTTCGTCGTGCGGTCCGCCTCGCCGATCATCGGCGGCCCGAGCGCGGGCGCCGTCATGACCGTCGCGGCCGTCGCGGCGCTCAAGAACTGGACCGTGAACCAGTCGGTCA
The Candidatus Thermoplasmatota archaeon DNA segment above includes these coding regions:
- a CDS encoding PQQ-binding-like beta-propeller repeat protein — its product is MAKAALLVLALVVALAGCAAPPPGGDGGKPPTSPTLGGPGASDWPMYGRDLANSRHNTDEKAFDASRLKDFREAWRFFAGGAITGTPAVVDGRVYVGSWAGKFHALDAATGRVLWNATVGARVDSSAAVDDGVVYFGDSNGTLHARDAATGAAKWSVRSDVYNSTHLWGSPVVVGDLVITGVASDQESWRHKGPLDFRGSVAAFRVADGSLAWRHVLAESGEAGSPVWSTPAVDLATKRLFFGTGNAYREPAGATTDALVALSLEDGSRVWLRQMTKNDVFTQTNPISPDWDFGASANLFRVGDRLVMGEGQKSSVYHVLDAATGDIVWQHGEAVSGDGIVGSTAAAGGRIVVPYAAKQRVAALAMADGREVWTRPLDGAVFAPPAVAGGVVVVGSTGGTLHALSLATGESLAAKALGVGPIYGGASLASG
- a CDS encoding alpha/beta fold hydrolase, which gives rise to MDASSPEASSAFAPAREARAERHPVILVPGAFGQNLVYWNVMQYLLERDGFPVYSVTFPRFTFSDLRESARLLAGKVGAVAASESADRVSLVGHSMGGLIARYYAEVLGGAKSVHGLVCLGTPHRGTYAGLGAPVLMGARQILPGSTFLKELAHARLTAATRITNIYSRFDTVVLPPANARLDDERATNRVTNLAGHWGLLASPRVYRWIREAVG